A region of the Desulfovibrio litoralis DSM 11393 genome:
AGGACTTGCACGCAATGGTATATTTTTTATGCTTCTCCAAAAACTATCCTTGATACGCAGTTGCTTGCTGCCACAATGCGGGCAAACAGCCTGTCCCATCCAAGAAACTTGTAATACCACGGGTTTGGCGGAAACAACATTTTCTATTGTAAATTCTGGCAAACCGATTAGAATTCTTTCCACAGGGCGATCTCCTTTCTTTGGTCGGAATCGCGTTTTGCCCTGTTAGGCATACCGCTTTATGGCAGTATGTCTTTTTTATTAGATTTTTTCTACCTGCCCCCGTCTTTGAGGGAGAGCCGTTATGTACAATAGTTGCAAAGAGGCTTCCTTCAGAATACTCTTCAAAAAGCCCGAATAAGGAAAATTTAATTGCCTGTAAAATGAGTAGTTTTGCTTAAGACGCTTTATGTGATGCAGGCAGAGTATAAAACGATGATAAAAGCACGCAAACGGAGTTTTGCAATGGTCTTTATTAGAATGAAATAGAGTATTATTGCTCCTTGAGCAAAATTCTTGAGCAAGATGTCTGTCGCCATTTAGCATTCGTTATGTAGATTTGTGTTTTTGTGAAAGTAAAAAAATCTAAGTATAAAAGCTAATTAAAGCGTTTTGTATTTAGATTTTATGAAGATAAAAAGTAAAATGCCAAATCTTGTTGTTTAGCCGATATGCTCCAATTTTTCATTTTTTAACAGAAAAGCAATTACAACAATACCAACAATATTCAATAATAAACGTAAAAGAGTAAAATTAATACCGAGGCTTGCCGATTCAAAAAGAAGCAAGGGGAGTTTTGTGGTTGACCATGCTCCTATGAAAATAAAAATATTGAATAATGTTGAACCTTTATCTTTTAATATTCCGGCAACAGGAAAGGCAGCATATAAAGGCCCTGCGGCAGCGGAACCCAGAATAAAAGCGAGTAGTGAGCCTCTTATACCTGATCCTTGCCCCATATATTTCACCATTGTTTCTTTGGGTACCCAAACATCAAGCAACCCCAAAAGAATAAAAATAGGCGGTACAATTGCCAACATTTCTAAGGTGTTTTCTTTGGTGATTGCAAAAATACGTTCGCCGGTTTGGGGTTTTATAAAGCCAACAGCAATGCTTACAAC
Encoded here:
- a CDS encoding permease, translating into MKTIISILNRYKFAIILLVVSIAVGFIKPQTGERIFAITKENTLEMLAIVPPIFILLGLLDVWVPKETMVKYMGQGSGIRGSLLAFILGSAAAGPLYAAFPVAGILKDKGSTLFNIFIFIGAWSTTKLPLLLFESASLGINFTLLRLLLNIVGIVVIAFLLKNEKLEHIG